The Botrytis cinerea B05.10 chromosome 6, complete sequence region gaggaggaagatattcttttagggagagagaaaagtgCACGAATTTCCGATCGCGAAACCGATTACCAAAAACGTCGACACGATCGAGTCTTGACTCCTACAAGAGCTGATGGGAATGCTGAAAGCTATAGAGATGTCATGGCTAGAAGGGAACTCGAGcgtgaggaagagagagtTAGGAAAGCCattgaggagaagaaggctaATGGCGAAGTTATCCACCATACTGCAACACTGGTCAAGGAAGGTAGTGGTTCTCCTGGTGACAAGGAAAACGACGAAGCTGGTTCCACGGAAGCTGTCGCAAGTGGacgcaaaagaaagaagagatggGATGTTGGCACTGAGGAAGACACTAGCATGGCTCCACCATCAGCGGAGAGTAAAACCAAACGTTCGAGATGGGATCAAACACCAGCTGTTGGAGGTGCCACGGTTGACGAAACTCCTAGGAGAAGGTCTAGATGGGATCAAGCACCTGCTGCCACCCCTATGGGCAATCAAGGATTAGTAACACCAATGCATCCATCACAAATGGGCGGTCCATCTATACCAACTACATTCGGAACTGATATATCATCGAGAAATGCGCCACTTTCAGATGAGGAGCTCGATATGATGTTACCATCTGAAGGTTATAAGATCTTAGAACCTCCGCCAGGTTACGCCCCAATACGAACTATTGCGCAAAAGGTCATGTCTACACCATTGCCTACTGGGGGATTTATGATGCAAGATCCGGAAAGTGGAAGACAATTAGCAAAACAACTCCCAACAGAAATACCCGGCGTGGGAGATTTGCAGTTCTTCAAGGCGGAGGATATGGCATATTTTGGAAAGCTCACAGATGGTAGTGATGAAAATTCTATGAGTGTCGAAGAACTTaaagaaaggaagatcaTGAGGCTCTTACTCAAAGTTAAGAATGGAACTCCACCGATGCGAAAGACTGCTCTGCGTCAACTTACGGATAACGCAAGACAATTTGGCGCCGGTCCATTgttcaatcaaattcttccatTGCTCATGGAAAAGACACTGGAAGATCAGGAGCGCCATTTGTTAGTCAAGGTTATTGATCGTATCCTCTATAAACTTGATGATCTTGTCAGGCCTTATGTTCACAAGATTCTGGTCGTCATCGAACCATTGCTTATCGATCAAGACTATTACGCTCGAGTGGAAGGTCGAGAAATTATTTCCAATCTCAGTAAAGCTGCTGGCTTAGCACACATGATCAGTACTATGCGACCAGATATTGATCACGTTGATGAATACGTACGAAACACAACTGCTAGAGCATTTGCTGTTGTCGCTTCTGCACTTGGTATTCCTGcacttcttcctttcttacGAGCAGTTTGTAGAAGTAAGAAATCGTGGCAAGCAAGACATACTGGTGTAAAGATTGTTCAACAGATCCCTATCTTAATGGGTTGTGCTGTCCTTCCTCATCTAAAAGGTCTGGTTGATTGTATCGGTGGCAATCTTAATGACGATCAAACCAAGGTTCGAACTGTTACCAGTTTGGCAATTGCAGCTTTAGCAGAGGCAGCAAATCCCTATGGTATTGAAAGCTTCGACGATATCCTGAATCCGTTATGGACCGGTGCTAGGGTTAGTACAGAGTCTCTCTTTTATTCTTAAACAATCAAATGACAATTTACTGACTCACAAATAGAAACAACGTGGAAAAGGTCTTGCTGGTTTCTTAAAGGCCGTTGGATATATCATTCCTTTGATGGACGAGGAATATGCCAATTACTACACAGGACAAATCATGGAGATTCTTTTGAGAGAATTCTCATCTCCCGacgaggaaatgaaaaaggtAGTACTTAAAGTTGTTTCACAGTGCGCTGGTACCGATGGTGTAACAGCAGGATATTTGAAGGAGAATGTGTTAGATGAGTTTTTCAAGAGCTTCTGGGTTCGAAGAATGGCATTGGACAAGCGTAACTATAGACAAGTGGTTGAGACTACTGTTGATCTCGGCCAAAAAGTCGGTGTTGGCGAGATCGTGGAGCGCATCGTCAACAACTTGAAGGATGAAAGCGAAGCATATCGCAAAATGACTGTGGAGACTATTGAGAAAGTTATTGCCAGTCTCGGTGCTGCCGACATTGGCGAGAGACTCGAAGAACGACTTATCGACGGTATTTTGCACTCTTTCCAGGAACAGAGTGTCGAGGATATCGTTATGttgaatggatttggaaCTGTGGTCAACGCTCTTGGTACGAGATGTAAACCATACCTCCCCCAAATTGTCAGTACCATTCTGTGGCGATTAAACAACAAATCTGCGACCGTTCGACAACAAGCGGCGGACTTAATCTCTCGTATCGCAATGGTCATGAAGCAATGTGGTGAAGATGCTTTGATGGGCAAGCTAGGTATCGTTCTTTACGAATATCTCGGTGAAGAGTATCCAGAAGTTCTCGGTTCTATCCTTGGTGCCTTGCGTTCTATTGTCACTGTGGTCGGTATCAATCAAATGCAACCTCCTATTAAGGACTTGCTTCCTCGACTTACACCAATTCTTCGAAATCGGCACGAGAAGGTACAAGAAAATACCATTGATTTGGTTGGTCGTATCGCTGATCGTGGACCTGAGAGTGTCAATGCTAGAGAATGGATGAGAATCTGTTTCGAACTCTTAGACATGCTTAAGGCCCACAAGAAAGGTATTCGCCGTGCTGCCAACAACACATTCGGTTTCATCGCCAAAGCCATTGGACCTCAGGATGTTCTTGCCACTCTTTTAAACAATCTCCGAGTTCAAGAACGTCAATCTCGTGTCTGTACAGCTGTGGCAATTGGTATTGTTGCGGAAACTTGCGCTCCATTCACAGTTCTTCCAGCTTTGATGAACGAATACCGTGTTCCCGAACTCAATGTTCAGAATGGTGTTCTGAAAtcactttctttcctcttcgaATATATTGGTGAGATGGCCAAAGATTATGTCTATGCTATTACACCTTTGCTCGAAGATGCCTTGATCGATCGTGATCAAGTTCATAGACAGACTGCCGCCTCTGTTGTCAAGCACGTGGCGTTGGGCGTTGTTGGTCTGGGTTGTGAAGATGCAatgcttcatcttctcaattTATTATACCCCAATCTATTCGAGACCAGTCCTCACGTTATCGATCGCATTGTGGAAGCTATTGAGGCTATTAGAATGGCAATTGGACCAGGTCTTGTTCTCAACTACGTCTGGGCTGGTCTATTCCACCCAGCACGCAAAGTTAGACAACGTAAGTCGCTCTTTTCAcattttcatatatttaCAAGATTGATGCTGACTATATTCTTAGCTTATTGGACGCTTTACAACAGCGCTTATGTGTTATCGGCCGATGCTATCGTGCCTTACTACCCAAAtatggatgatgagaagatggaCAGGCCCGATTTGGCAATTGTGATATAAAACAGGCATGCGATGATTTGAACATGGAGGATTGGGGTTTTTGGGCATACGTGTGTACATTAATTATGATAGCGGCTCGGGCGGGTATAAAATGTCACTTCGTTTATTTcgttgaagatataaaagtACTGGGAGAGATGATGTGAAGttgaatggaatgatgaCTAGTgacaaataataatatcactCCGTAGATGCAGTACGATTTATCTGCTTTATAACCAAACCAGGCAATTGAAAGCATCAAAGTCGGGGAAGGgatagtaatatattatctagATTTCCTAGGTCTAATAGAATTCTGCTTTCCAATCAAACCAGACAATCGAAAGTTCTCCTCGTAGTAGATACGTTATCACACATTTCAATGCATGAATCTGATATTGAAAACAAGAAGATGCTCGGGCCGTTCTAATTTCAAGCTAACCAGTCAGATGGTGCTAAACTCCAGACTAGTTTGCCGTCCGCCATGCCATTCCACAAATAATTCTTGGACAATCAAATTAGCATACGTCAATCTAGTCGGTCTCGTCATAATGTATGCCGGGCCGACATAGCAAATTCACCtgaccaaaatcaaatcaaaattattaatcaTCCCCgaattcaattacaattcaatcctcaaagatttcgaagaaaaaaaaaccaatATATTATGGAGATCTGTTTCAAAAATTGATCGGCATTTTCCGAAAGATCGCCTCCAGTCTCGACAACTCAAACATCATTATATCATCATTCTACTCCTAGATGTGctaattcttgattttgtcTAGTGTTCGTTCATTACAGTCCCGAGTACAGTCCTAACACCGAGCACATGGTATCTATCCCCTTTACCGTCTTACGGGAATCCATTACTCGTAGTCCTATGGCCTGTTTGCCATACATTTTGAAGTATATGCCGGCCCCATCGATTTCCCCGCATTTTGAATGTCACTTCGGGTGGGGAAGATGCTTGTCAAGGGAGCTAAACGAACTAAACGGGTTAAGCGGGCTATATGAGCCTCTATACGAGCTTCTCCACGAGGCTTTGTAATGGTATCCATCATTCATATGgacgaagaaaaaaagctgtGTCGCCCCACAGAGTTGTCTTGGTGGTGAAAGAACGAAAGGGGATCTCCATTCAATAAGATGAACTAAATCATGCTTTCGTCCATTGCTATACCGAGTTCTGCGAGAATTGAAAAGTAGATGAAAACGAGATGATTACGACATTCTTTTTGGCCAATGTGAAAATACGTATAAAGCCACGATGAAGGAAGCAGTGCAAATGCTAATTGCCTCTACGCAGGAAGCTTTTGGTCTTCAATCTTGGTCAAACTTCTCATGGATTCTTTGCACAACTCCGTTTAGTTTTATGTCGAAAATACCCACAATGGTTTTctcatatttttctttcagtCTCCTTGGCTTATGTGTAGTGTCAACTAAAGCCATACCGTATGAGGAATACATCCTTACGCCAAATTCGCGAACACTAGTACCTGTATCAGTATACAACATCAATGGCTCAGTTACCAATGCAGAAGCATTGACCGGTACGGGGTCTTCGGATCCAGCAACATTCGGTCCCTCTTCGGCCATCACCTACGActttgaaaagaatattgcTGGTATAGTCTCTTTCAATGTTGGTACGATCGACGGAGATGGTGATCAATTCATTGGAATCAGTTTTACCGAAAGCTCACTGTGGATCAGTGATAAAGGGTGCGATGCCACAGCCGATGGAGGAATCGATGAAGCTTTGTGGTATCCAGTCACGAGTGGCGGCTTTTATCAAGCggaaaagaaacaacaaCGAGGTGGATTTAGATATCTAAATGTCTACCACAATACCACCGGGTCCGTGGAGGTTTCAAATCTAACTATACAATACACTGCTTTACCTCACCGAGCAGAAAACGAACTCAGGGCCTATACAGGTTACTTTCACAGCAATGACGAGCTGGTTAATCGAGTATGGTACGCTGGGGCTTATACTAATGATATGTGTACTATTGATCCTACAACCGGAGACTCTCTAGTACATTTAGGCGAGATCACTTCAAACAGTACGATCACAGAACCTGTAACATGGTGGAACAATTACACCATTGCTAGTATGTTCTCCTTCCTGTGTTACGAAAATGATACTGACAAGTAACTATCAGATGGTACCAGTGTTCTTACTGATGGCGCTAAGAGAGACCGTCTCGTATGGCCAGGAGACATAGCAATTTCCGGTCCCTCAGTCTTCGTTTCAACTAACGACATGCCAACCATCAAGAATTCTCTCGACTCATTGTTAGTACTTCAAAACTCTTCAGGTGCACTGCCATATGCTGGAATCCCATTTAATGAAGTCATCCCAACCTGGAGTTTTACTTATCAccttcattcattgatcgACATTCACGATTACTATCTGTTTACCGGCGACGAAGAGTATTTGAAGGAACGTTGGGGACAATTCACATTAGGAATGAATTTCTCCTTAAGCCTTATCGATGAGACAAAAATGGCCAATCTTCCTGCAAATAACCCTGATTGGTTACGAGTTGGTATGGGTGGCCATAACAT contains the following coding sequences:
- the Bchsh155 gene encoding Bchsh155, with the protein product MSDTDFETIRKLQAERNAASAGKKGSKTFDPSSQRTDVSTKASLTESFDTSLYERDGGDKFAGYNTSIAVADGDDDEMEEADTSRRLVGQYTASKEQLNEFAQGNGVEEEDILLGREKSARISDRETDYQKRRHDRVLTPTRADGNAESYRDVMARRELEREEERVRKAIEEKKANGEVIHHTATLVKEGSGSPGDKENDEAGSTEAVASGRKRKKRWDVGTEEDTSMAPPSAESKTKRSRWDQTPAVGGATVDETPRRRSRWDQAPAATPMGNQGLVTPMHPSQMGGPSIPTTFGTDISSRNAPLSDEELDMMLPSEGYKILEPPPGYAPIRTIAQKVMSTPLPTGGFMMQDPESGRQLAKQLPTEIPGVGDLQFFKAEDMAYFGKLTDGSDENSMSVEELKERKIMRLLLKVKNGTPPMRKTALRQLTDNARQFGAGPLFNQILPLLMEKTLEDQERHLLVKVIDRILYKLDDLVRPYVHKILVVIEPLLIDQDYYARVEGREIISNLSKAAGLAHMISTMRPDIDHVDEYVRNTTARAFAVVASALGIPALLPFLRAVCRSKKSWQARHTGVKIVQQIPILMGCAVLPHLKGLVDCIGGNLNDDQTKVRTVTSLAIAALAEAANPYGIESFDDILNPLWTGARKQRGKGLAGFLKAVGYIIPLMDEEYANYYTGQIMEILLREFSSPDEEMKKVVLKVVSQCAGTDGVTAGYLKENVLDEFFKSFWVRRMALDKRNYRQVVETTVDLGQKVGVGEIVERIVNNLKDESEAYRKMTVETIEKVIASLGAADIGERLEERLIDGILHSFQEQSVEDIVMLNGFGTVVNALGTRCKPYLPQIVSTILWRLNNKSATVRQQAADLISRIAMVMKQCGEDALMGKLGIVLYEYLGEEYPEVLGSILGALRSIVTVVGINQMQPPIKDLLPRLTPILRNRHEKVQENTIDLVGRIADRGPESVNAREWMRICFELLDMLKAHKKGIRRAANNTFGFIAKAIGPQDVLATLLNNLRVQERQSRVCTAVAIGIVAETCAPFTVLPALMNEYRVPELNVQNGVLKSLSFLFEYIGEMAKDYVYAITPLLEDALIDRDQVHRQTAASVVKHVALGVVGLGCEDAMLHLLNLLYPNLFETSPHVIDRIVEAIEAIRMAIGPGLVLNYVWAGLFHPARKVRQPYWTLYNSAYVLSADAIVPYYPNMDDEKMDRPDLAIVI